The Streptomyces pratensis genomic interval GGGGTCCTAGGACCCCGGTCCTCGGCCGGTGCGTCTGCGACGATGGACGGGTGACAGAGATTCCGCGCGACACGCTTCAGGAGCAGACCTTCTACGAGCAGGTCGGCGGCGAGGAGACCTTCCGACGCCTGGTCCACCGCTTCTACCAGGGCGTCGCGGACGACCCGCTGCTGCGGCCGATGTACCCGGAAGCGGATCTGGGTCCGGCCGAGGAACGGTTCGCGCTGTTCCTCATGCAGTACTGGGGCGGTCCGCGCACCTACAGCGACCAGCGGGGGCATCCCCGGCTGCGGATGCGGCACGCCCCGTTCCGGGTGGACCGGGCGGCGCACGACGCCTGGCTCGGCCACATGCGGGTGGCCCTCGACGAACTCGGCCTCCCTCCGGAGCACGAACGGCAGTTGTGGGACTACCTCACCTACGCGGCCGCCTCGATGGTCAACACCGCGGACTGACCCGTGTGCGGAATACTGCGCTCCGTAACCGAATAACGGTCACGATCCCATCAAGGTGCCTTCACAAGCGGTTTCCAGAAGCCCGTGCACTCTGAAAGCATCCGGTGCACGCCATGGAGCGTGTGGCTGCTGAGGGTGCGGGGGATCAGGTGACGGGGTTCGTCTTTCTGCGGGTGCGGGCGCACAGGCTCCTGCTCTCCGCAGCCGTCCTGGCCGTGCTGCTCACCACAGCTGTGCTGGCCGCGCTCACCGCCTTCGGCGGTTCCATGGGCGACGCGGCGCTGCGGCACACCCTCACCCACCGCTCCGCCGAGCGGGCCTCCCTCTTCGTCTCCGCCGATGTGGACCGGGAGCGGCGCGAGGAGGCGGACGCCACGGTGCGGCAGGCGGCCCGCGAGACGTTCGACGGGCTGCCGGTGACCGTGCGGAAGCTGGAGGGCTCGGGAACGTACGCCCTGCCGCAGGGCCTCCGGACACCCTCCGCTCAGCGGGGTGAGCCCGATCTGACGCATCTCGCCTCGCTCGACCGCGGCAGTGTCCGTCTCGTCGCCGGCCGCATGCCGGACGCCGGGGCGGGGAGCGCGGGGGAACCCGTGCAGGTGGCACTGCCGCGCGCCGCCGCCGAGGCGCTGAAGCTGGCACCGGGTTCCCGCTTGTCGCTCACCGACCGCCTGACCGAGGCGCGGCTGCCGGTCGTGATCACCGGGCTCTACGAGGCGTCCGATCTGGACGACCCGTACTGGCAGCTGGACCCGCTCGGCGGTCGCGGCGCCCGCAAGGTCGTCTTCACCACATACGGCCCGCTGCTGGCCGATCCCGAGGTGCTCGGTTCCGGCCGGATCAGCGCCGGTCAGGTGTCCTGGCTGGCCGCCGCCGACTTCCGTACGGTGACGACCGACAGGACCGGGGCGCTGCACCGGGCGTCGAAGGACGGGCCGAAGGCGCTGTCCGCCTCCGCGGTGTTCGCGGACGGGGCCACGGTGCGGACGGCGCTGCCGACCGTCATCGACCAGATGGAGCGGGCACTGCTGGTGTCCCGCTCCACGATCATGATCGTCGCCGTGCAGCTGGTCCTGCTCGCCGGTTACGCCCTGCTGCTCGTCGCCAGGCTGTTGAGCAGCGAGCGCGGCGGCGAGACCGAACTGCTGCGTGCCCGGGGCGGATCCAGGGGCCGGATCGCCTCGCTCGCCGCGGTCGAGGCGCTGCTGCTCGCGGTGCCGGCGGCCGTCGTCGCGCCGCTGCTCGCGGGTCCGCTGACCAGGCTGCTCGCGGACCGGAGCGAGCTCGGCAGGATCGGGCTGCGGCTCGACGGCGGGGTGGACGGCACGGTCTGGCTGGTGGCGGGCGCCGTGGCGCTGGCGTGTGCGCTGGCCGTGGTCGCGCCCGCCCTGGCCTCGGGCGCGGGAGGCCGCCGTGGGGCACGTGCCGCCGCCTTGCCCACCGCGGTGCGAGCGGGCGCCGACATCGGACTGCTGCTGATCGCCGGGGTCGCGTACTGGCAGCTGGACCGGCAGACCGGCGCGACCGGCGGCGGTGCGCTCAGTGGGGACCGGGACGGCGAGCTGGGTGTCGATCCGCTGCTCGTCGCCGCCCCCGCGCTGGCCCTGCTCGCGGGTACCGTCCTCACCCTGCGCCTGCTCCCCCCGGCCGCCCGGCTCGCCGAACGCCGGGCGGCGGGCGGGCGCGGGCTGTCCGCGGCCCTGGCCGGCTGGCAGTTCAGCCGACGGCCGCTGCGGGGTGCCGGCCCGGTGCTGCTGCTGGTCCTGGCGGTCGCCATGGGCATGCTGGCTATCGGTCAGAGCGCGTCCTGGGACCGCTCGCAGCGTGACCAGGCCGACTTCAGGTCGGGCGCGTCGGTGCGCGTGGTGGGCACGCTGTCCGGCGACCCCGCGAAGGCCGCCGCCTACACGGATCTGCCGGGCGTCCGGGAGGCGGCTCCGGCGTTCCGTACGACGGCCGACCTCTCCGGTGGGCGGACGGCCGAGGTGCTCGCCCTGGACACCGCGCACGCGGACGAGCGGATGCTGATGCGCGAGGACCTTTCCGGTGCGTCACCGCAGGAGCTGTTCGACGCGATCGCACCGCCGAGGACCGCGCGGACCGGGGTCGTCATGCCCGAGGGCGCGGAACGGGTGATGTTCGATCTGCGGGTCCGTGACACCTCGGCGCCCGGCGGGAGGTCCCCGTCGGGTTCGACGGCACTGGTCAGCGTGCTGCTGGAGGACCGTTACGGCATCGGGTACCGGGTCGGGGCGGGCAGTGTCCCCGTCGACGGCCGCGCACACGCCGTGTCCTTCCCCGTGTCGGCGCCGGGGGGACTGGCGGTGACCGGCTTCGAGCTGGACGGCGATGTGCCCTCGGTCCGTTCTGAGAAGCGGCTGGTCTCCGTGACCGGGCTCCGGGCCCTCACCGCGGACAGCGGCGAGCAGCCGGTCTCCGGCTCCGGCGGAGTTCGCTGGCAGGCGGGGGTGACCATGGCCGCGGCAGGGGAGGAGCAGGCCGGAGAGACGCCCGAGGCGGTGACGGGCTCCGGCGCGTCGCCGGCCTTCCGGTACGGGACCGGCTACACCCGCCCCGACGGCGGCTTCTACGGCGACCCGGTGAACACCCTCCGGATCACCGCTGTCCGCCCGGCGGCCCCCGCCCTGAAGGCCGTGGCGACCGACGCGTATCTGACGTACGCGGGGGCGGAGCCCGGCCAGGAGATCGACCTCACGCTGGCGGGGAACACGGTCCGGGTCACCCTCGTGAAGTCGGTGCGGCAGCTCCCGACCACAGGCCCCGGGGCGGCCGCCGGTGCGCCCGAGGGCGCCTCGGACGGCTCCTCCGCGAAGGCCGGCGGCAGCCTGCTGCTCGACCTCAGGGCGGTGTCCGAGGTGCTCGCCCACCGGACGGGTGCCGCCCTCGCGCCCACCGAGTGGTGGCTGAGCACCGCACCCGGCGACGGCGCGAAGGTGGCGGCCGGTCTGCGCGCGCTGCCCGGCACCGATCCGGCGCAGGTGCGGGTGCGTGACGAGGTGGCACGGGAACTGGCGGACGATCCGCTGGGGGCGGGTCCGCAGTCCGCGCTGCTCGCCGTCGCCGTGGTGGCCGCAGCACTGGCCGCGGTCGGATTCGCCGTCGGTCTCGTGGGCTCGCAGCGCGAACGGGCCGCCGAATTCGCCGTGTTGCGGGCCCTGGGCGCGCCCCGTCGACGACTGGCCCGGATGACGGCCGCCGAACAGGGCGTGCTGATCTCCCTGGCCCTGCTGATCGGTCTCGTCCTCGGGGCGGCACTCACCCGGGCCGTCGTGCCTCTCGTCGTGCTGACCGGGCAGGCCGCCAGGCCCGTGCCGGATGTGCTCGTGCTGCTGCCGGCCGGGCAGGTCGCGGCCCTGCTCGTCTCGGTCGCAGCACTGCCGCTGCTGATCGTCGCCGCGATCACACTGCGCCGCGCCGATCCTGCGGTGTCGCTGCGCCACCAGGGGGACAACTGAGATGAACGCGACCGGAATCACCGCCGCCTGCGCCCCTTGGGTGCGTACGAGGCTGCGTACCGCCCCTGGTATCTCCGCCGCCCTCGCGGTCCTCGTGTTCCTGACCGCCTTCCTCGCCGCCGCCTTTCCGCGTTCCGTGGACGCGTACGAGACGAAGGCGCTGCGCCACGACATCACGACCGCCTCACCCGGGCAGAGCGTCCTCGAAGTGACGACACCGCCGCCCCCACTCGGGCAGGCGCCCTCGGTCCGTGAGGGCGCGATGCGGGAGACGGCCCTGTCGTCGGCCTACGGCGCGCTGGTCGACGCGCTCCCGGATCCCGTACGCGCCGATGTGCCCAACTCCTCGTACGGGGTGCACACGACCGAACCCCTCGCCGCCGACGAGGCCTGGCTGCCCCGGCCCGACGCGCTGCCGCCCCGGCTCACGTACGCCGCCCCGTCGGCGCTCCCCGGCCACAGCACCCTGCGGTCGGGGCGCTGGCCCGTGGCGCGGGGCACGGTGGCTCCGGAGACCCGTGAGGTGGAGGCGGCCGTCACCGAGGAGACGGCGTCGGAGCTGAAGATGAAGCCGGGCTCCACCATCGCCGTACCCACGGGGCGCGGTTCGCCGCTCACCGTGCGCGTCACCGGCATCGTCGCACCGCTGCACCCGGAGACCGGTTACTGGACGGTCGATCCGCTGTTCCGCGCCCCGTCCCTGGTCCGGGACCCGGGGTCCCCGACGCCTGTCTTCTACTGGCGGGCGACGCTGCTGCTGCCCCCGGACAGCGGTCCGGCACTGCTCGCCACCACCGGTGAACCGGAGCTCTACTGGCGCCTCGCCCCCGATGCCACGGACCTGACCGCAGCCGACGTCCCCGGGCTGTCGACCGGCGTCGCGGCGGTGGAGAACGGCCCCGGGCTGCTGGAGCTGCGCGACATCACCGGGCCGAACACCACGCTCACCACCGACCTCGACGCGATAGTCGGCGCCTACTCGTCGATGCGATCCGCCATCGGCCCCGTCGTCACCGTGGCCGCCGTCGGGATCGGGGCGGTCGCCGCCGTCGTCCTGCTGATGACGGGCGGGCTGATCAGCGCCCGCCGCCACCATGAGCTGGCCCTGCTGCGCGCCCGGGGTGGCTCGCTGAAGGGCATCGGCGGGCGGCTGCTGGCCGAGACGGCGGTCGCCGTGCTGCCGGCGGCGGCGCTCGGGCTGCTGGCGGCCGTCCTGCTCGTCCGCGAAGCGCGGTTCCTCCCCGCCCTGGCCGGTGCCGCCGCCGTCGCGGCGCTCGTCTGCGTGGTCCTCCCGCTCCTTACCGCCGTGCAGCACCGCAGGCCACTGCTGCACGGCCCCCGCGACGACCTGATGAACGCCCGGCCCTCCCGGCGCCGCACGGTGGCCGAACTCACCCTGCTGGTCCTCGCGGCCGGCGCGGTGGCGGCTCTGCGCCGACGCGGTACGTCGACGGGCTCGGGCGCCGACCTGCTGGTCAGTTCCGCGCCCGTCCTGGTGGGGCTGATCGCCGCGCTCGTCCTCGTGCGGCTGTATCCGCTGCCCCTGCGGCTGGCGGCACGTCCCGTGGCGCGCCTGCGCGGAGCGGTCGGCTTCCTGTCACTGGCCCGAGCGGGCCGGGCCTCGTCGAGCGGCACGCTGCCGTTGCTGGCCCTGCTGATCGCGCTGACCACGGCGGCGTTCGGCGGCTCGGTGCTCGCGGGGGTCTCGGACGCCCGCGACGACGCCGCGCTGCGGGCCGTCGGCGCGGACGCCAGGATCAGCGGCGAGGGCGGGCTCTCCCCGGTCTCCGACGGACTGGTCCGCCGGGTGCGGGCGGTGGACGGCGTCAAGGACGTCGCGGCCGTGCGCATCGAGTACGGGACTCCGCTGGCGTCGGCCCAGGACACCAGATCGGACACGAAGCGCGCGACCCTGATGGGTGTCGAACCGGAGTCGTACGCGCGCCTGGCCCGCGACACCGGGCTCCCGGCCTTTCCCACGGCCGAGCTGAGAAGCGGGCCGGAGCAGGGCGGGGCGCTCCCAGCCGTCGTCTCACCCGCCCTCGCGGAGCGGCTCGGTGAGCGGCCCCACACCATCCGGTCACAGGCCGGGGACATCACGGTGCGGGTCGCCGGGGTGCTCGCGCGGACCTCCGCGGTGAGCGACGCGGAATTCCTGATCGTCGACGCGGCGGGGCTCGCCCGGCCGGACCCCACGACGCTGCTGATCACCGGAACCCCGCTCGACGAGCGGCAGCTCTTGGCCGCCGCACACGATGCGGGACCGGCGTTCGGTCTGCGGCTGCGGACGG includes:
- a CDS encoding globin; translation: MTEIPRDTLQEQTFYEQVGGEETFRRLVHRFYQGVADDPLLRPMYPEADLGPAEERFALFLMQYWGGPRTYSDQRGHPRLRMRHAPFRVDRAAHDAWLGHMRVALDELGLPPEHERQLWDYLTYAAASMVNTAD
- a CDS encoding ABC transporter permease; amino-acid sequence: MTGFVFLRVRAHRLLLSAAVLAVLLTTAVLAALTAFGGSMGDAALRHTLTHRSAERASLFVSADVDRERREEADATVRQAARETFDGLPVTVRKLEGSGTYALPQGLRTPSAQRGEPDLTHLASLDRGSVRLVAGRMPDAGAGSAGEPVQVALPRAAAEALKLAPGSRLSLTDRLTEARLPVVITGLYEASDLDDPYWQLDPLGGRGARKVVFTTYGPLLADPEVLGSGRISAGQVSWLAAADFRTVTTDRTGALHRASKDGPKALSASAVFADGATVRTALPTVIDQMERALLVSRSTIMIVAVQLVLLAGYALLLVARLLSSERGGETELLRARGGSRGRIASLAAVEALLLAVPAAVVAPLLAGPLTRLLADRSELGRIGLRLDGGVDGTVWLVAGAVALACALAVVAPALASGAGGRRGARAAALPTAVRAGADIGLLLIAGVAYWQLDRQTGATGGGALSGDRDGELGVDPLLVAAPALALLAGTVLTLRLLPPAARLAERRAAGGRGLSAALAGWQFSRRPLRGAGPVLLLVLAVAMGMLAIGQSASWDRSQRDQADFRSGASVRVVGTLSGDPAKAAAYTDLPGVREAAPAFRTTADLSGGRTAEVLALDTAHADERMLMREDLSGASPQELFDAIAPPRTARTGVVMPEGAERVMFDLRVRDTSAPGGRSPSGSTALVSVLLEDRYGIGYRVGAGSVPVDGRAHAVSFPVSAPGGLAVTGFELDGDVPSVRSEKRLVSVTGLRALTADSGEQPVSGSGGVRWQAGVTMAAAGEEQAGETPEAVTGSGASPAFRYGTGYTRPDGGFYGDPVNTLRITAVRPAAPALKAVATDAYLTYAGAEPGQEIDLTLAGNTVRVTLVKSVRQLPTTGPGAAAGAPEGASDGSSAKAGGSLLLDLRAVSEVLAHRTGAALAPTEWWLSTAPGDGAKVAAGLRALPGTDPAQVRVRDEVARELADDPLGAGPQSALLAVAVVAAALAAVGFAVGLVGSQRERAAEFAVLRALGAPRRRLARMTAAEQGVLISLALLIGLVLGAALTRAVVPLVVLTGQAARPVPDVLVLLPAGQVAALLVSVAALPLLIVAAITLRRADPAVSLRHQGDN
- a CDS encoding ABC transporter permease, whose product is MNATGITAACAPWVRTRLRTAPGISAALAVLVFLTAFLAAAFPRSVDAYETKALRHDITTASPGQSVLEVTTPPPPLGQAPSVREGAMRETALSSAYGALVDALPDPVRADVPNSSYGVHTTEPLAADEAWLPRPDALPPRLTYAAPSALPGHSTLRSGRWPVARGTVAPETREVEAAVTEETASELKMKPGSTIAVPTGRGSPLTVRVTGIVAPLHPETGYWTVDPLFRAPSLVRDPGSPTPVFYWRATLLLPPDSGPALLATTGEPELYWRLAPDATDLTAADVPGLSTGVAAVENGPGLLELRDITGPNTTLTTDLDAIVGAYSSMRSAIGPVVTVAAVGIGAVAAVVLLMTGGLISARRHHELALLRARGGSLKGIGGRLLAETAVAVLPAAALGLLAAVLLVREARFLPALAGAAAVAALVCVVLPLLTAVQHRRPLLHGPRDDLMNARPSRRRTVAELTLLVLAAGAVAALRRRGTSTGSGADLLVSSAPVLVGLIAALVLVRLYPLPLRLAARPVARLRGAVGFLSLARAGRASSSGTLPLLALLIALTTAAFGGSVLAGVSDARDDAALRAVGADARISGEGGLSPVSDGLVRRVRAVDGVKDVAAVRIEYGTPLASAQDTRSDTKRATLMGVEPESYARLARDTGLPAFPTAELRSGPEQGGALPAVVSPALAERLGERPHTIRSQAGDITVRVAGVLARTSAVSDAEFLIVDAAGLARPDPTTLLITGTPLDERQLLAAAHDAGPAFGLRLRTAERERFVDTPMQSGAEQIYGAAVVAGAGYALLAVGLSLLQTAPERTTLLARLRTMGLTTRQGRRLLAFEAMPQALLAAFGGLLVGWATIVLLAPGVDLGALALAGGDPSTPDAASLRADLRSLVLPAAGVVLLAAAVAGVQAWWASRRGSIKELRAGDTR